One window from the genome of Prosthecobacter sp. SYSU 5D2 encodes:
- a CDS encoding site-specific DNA-methyltransferase, producing MKLNTVIKGDALKELKKLPNASVQAVIADPPYFNVLEDEAWDTQWKTPEAYLAWCKRWVAECLRVLKDDGLCFIFGQLGKREHTFIHLMSQLCLQHAYHDLIIWDRAVGYNERRDSFTPQYEMILVLRKGEKVKFNKKSVRIPYDAETISAYLRDTRYKNMEARKAHLEEGKFATNILRIPSLKGLNKEKCGHPSQKPLALISKLISCSTDAGDVVLDPFLGSGTTAVAAEKEGRPWIGIECDATYAKIARQRLKTSRITLS from the coding sequence ATGAAACTGAACACCGTCATCAAGGGCGATGCGTTGAAAGAGTTAAAAAAGCTCCCCAATGCATCCGTCCAGGCGGTGATCGCCGACCCTCCTTATTTCAACGTCCTCGAAGATGAAGCCTGGGACACGCAATGGAAAACGCCCGAAGCCTACCTTGCCTGGTGCAAGCGCTGGGTGGCGGAGTGCCTGCGCGTGCTCAAAGATGACGGCCTCTGCTTCATCTTCGGCCAGTTAGGCAAGCGAGAGCACACCTTCATTCACCTCATGTCCCAGCTCTGTCTCCAGCACGCTTATCACGATCTCATCATCTGGGACCGTGCCGTGGGCTACAATGAACGCCGGGACAGCTTCACCCCGCAGTATGAGATGATTCTCGTCCTGCGGAAGGGGGAGAAGGTCAAGTTTAACAAAAAGTCCGTACGCATCCCTTACGATGCCGAGACCATCTCCGCCTACCTGCGCGACACGCGATACAAGAACATGGAGGCCCGCAAAGCCCACCTTGAAGAGGGCAAATTCGCCACCAACATCCTCCGCATTCCCAGCCTTAAAGGCCTCAACAAGGAGAAGTGCGGCCACCCTAGCCAAAAACCCCTGGCCCTCATCAGCAAACTCATCTCCTGCAGCACCGACGCCGGCGATGTCGTCCTGGATCCCTTTCTGGGCAGCGGCACCACCGCTGTCGCTGCAGAAAAAGAAGGCCGTCCATGGATCGGCATCGAATGTGATGCCACATACGCGAAAATAGCCCGCCAGCGCCTTAAGACCAGCCGCATTACTCTTTCTTAA
- the ilvN gene encoding acetolactate synthase small subunit: MSDRIPATTDKKPAPLADIINIHTLSVYVNNQPGVLGRICAVFSRRGFNIESLVVSQTRDPRFSRMTIGISGHPEGLHQIIMQVNKLIDVIHCAEHNDTDAVAKELVLVKIAAGPEQRTEILQIVEHYAGKTVDLQDDSLIAMISGNTDKLDAAVRLLSKFEIVETVRTGKVVMARGLETT, from the coding sequence ATGAGCGACCGCATCCCCGCCACCACCGATAAAAAACCAGCCCCGCTGGCCGACATCATCAACATCCACACGCTCAGCGTGTACGTGAACAACCAGCCCGGCGTGCTCGGCCGCATCTGCGCGGTCTTCAGCCGCCGCGGGTTCAACATCGAATCCCTCGTCGTGTCCCAGACACGCGACCCGCGCTTCAGTCGCATGACCATCGGCATCAGCGGCCACCCGGAAGGCCTGCACCAGATCATCATGCAGGTGAACAAGCTCATTGACGTGATCCACTGCGCCGAGCATAACGACACTGACGCCGTGGCCAAAGAACTCGTGCTGGTCAAGATCGCCGCCGGCCCTGAGCAGCGCACCGAAATCCTCCAAATCGTTGAGCATTACGCCGGCAAAACCGTGGACCTTCAGGATGACAGCCTCATCGCCATGATCAGCGGCAACACCGACAAGCTGGACGCCGCCGTGCGTCTGCTCAGCAAGTTTGAGATCGTCGAAACCGTGCGCACCGGCAAGGTGGTCATGGCACGCGGCCTCGAGACGACCTAA
- a CDS encoding NAD(+)/NADH kinase — protein sequence MPQRIALFGGSFNPPGLHHRVIAQRLAQEFDRVCIIPCGPRPDKPVTDSIPAVYRAALADLTFGRLPGVTVDLFDLEQSTFTPNWDLQARYEPEGEVWHVVGADLVADGATGESMIQRTWKNGASLWQTARFAVLTRPGYVMEPADLPPHSQVFQIKETGSSTVIRENLSKGRPVENLLSTRALAYIARYGLYRAPNPASWAQQSLSGHTFSAQTDPHNEKAKAWLADLGPGTEENPGFITVLGGDGAMLRCIRERWRERLPFFGINAGHLGFLMNAPEQVFGSPFPPADVILRQMPLLYIETVDREGRVQQAYGFNDAWLERSTSQSAWLQVIVNGVERIPKLVSDGALVATAAGSTAYARSMGASPLLADTPAWLLVGSNVMEPAHWRSALLSVDNTVEIRSLSPDHRPVQAYVDGLSLGEVITFRARLSRAASAELAFCASHDMADKIAAIQFHRSTDGH from the coding sequence ATGCCCCAGCGCATTGCCCTCTTTGGAGGCAGCTTCAATCCACCTGGCCTGCATCATCGCGTCATCGCCCAGCGCCTCGCGCAGGAGTTTGACCGCGTATGCATCATCCCCTGCGGCCCACGTCCGGACAAGCCGGTCACGGATTCCATCCCTGCCGTTTACAGGGCAGCTCTTGCCGATCTCACCTTTGGCAGGCTGCCCGGCGTCACCGTGGACCTCTTTGACCTGGAGCAGTCCACCTTCACGCCCAATTGGGATCTCCAGGCCCGTTACGAGCCGGAGGGGGAGGTCTGGCACGTTGTCGGGGCAGATCTCGTCGCGGATGGGGCCACGGGCGAGTCCATGATCCAGCGAACCTGGAAAAACGGTGCCTCCCTCTGGCAGACCGCCCGCTTCGCCGTGCTCACGCGTCCGGGTTATGTCATGGAGCCTGCAGATCTCCCGCCGCATTCACAGGTCTTCCAGATTAAGGAAACAGGTTCCAGCACCGTCATCCGCGAAAACCTCAGCAAAGGCCGGCCGGTCGAAAACCTCCTGTCCACCCGTGCCCTGGCCTATATTGCCCGGTACGGTTTATATAGAGCTCCCAACCCGGCAAGCTGGGCGCAGCAGAGCCTCAGCGGACATACGTTTTCCGCCCAGACCGATCCGCACAACGAAAAAGCCAAAGCCTGGCTGGCCGACCTAGGCCCCGGCACGGAGGAAAATCCGGGCTTTATCACTGTACTTGGTGGCGATGGAGCCATGCTCCGCTGCATCCGCGAGCGCTGGCGTGAGAGGCTGCCCTTCTTCGGTATCAATGCTGGCCATCTCGGCTTCCTCATGAATGCGCCTGAGCAGGTCTTCGGCAGCCCTTTTCCGCCTGCGGATGTCATCCTCCGCCAGATGCCGCTTCTCTATATCGAGACCGTTGACCGCGAAGGCCGCGTGCAACAGGCCTATGGCTTCAATGATGCCTGGCTGGAGCGCTCCACCAGCCAGAGCGCCTGGCTGCAAGTCATCGTCAATGGCGTAGAGCGCATCCCCAAGCTCGTCAGTGACGGTGCCCTTGTGGCCACCGCCGCCGGCTCCACCGCCTATGCCCGCAGCATGGGCGCCAGCCCTCTCCTCGCAGACACCCCCGCCTGGCTCCTCGTCGGCTCCAATGTCATGGAGCCCGCCCATTGGCGCAGCGCCCTGCTTTCCGTGGATAACACCGTGGAAATCCGCAGCCTCAGCCCGGACCACCGCCCCGTTCAGGCCTATGTGGACGGTCTCAGTCTCGGGGAGGTCATCACCTTCCGCGCCCGGCTCAGTCGCGCCGCCAGCGCCGAGCTGGCCTTCTGCGCCAGCCATGACATGGCGGACAAGATCGCCGCCATCCAGTTTCACCGTTCCACCGATGGCCACTGA
- a CDS encoding DUF1549 and DUF1553 domain-containing protein, translating to MPRLLLTLATALTLGSPALADERPVSFVHDVMPHLQKAGCAAGNCHAKPEGQNNFKLSVFGYDPANDYHEIIRDDRGRRVFMAAPEESLLLKKATGAVPHEGGAVIAKDSEPYQILVRWLKQGAPAALENETSLVSVAVEPREQSYKKGGKQKLTATATFSDGQTKDVSELTEFLSQDKEIAQVDEHGTVTVGSTSGEGVVLVRYMGHVDVARITVPADKLLPDDLYAKLPVNNEIDRKVYDRHQKLGLLPSSTCTDEEFMRRASLDAIGILPTAERAKTFLADTRPDKRTLFINELLEHPNYADHWAVKWGDLIRPNPSRVGVKPVYLLDQWLREAFRQNMPYDQMVKELLTAEGSSHEYGPVAVFRDKRDPIDTSAFVSQIFLGVRLDCAKCHHHPSEKWTQEDYYQLAAFFGQMSRKGQAISAPISGEPEYWWYGGKGSVLHPITEAVMMPKPPDGPEMPYVEGQDPRTRLTDWMAGSDNPFFAKAIVNRLWSEFLGRGIVEPVDDFRVSNPATNEALLDWLAADFIASGYDLKHLIRTILNSRTYQLSSEPNEHNLADTKNFSRAQKRRLSAEVLLDALDDLTGVRDTFSGLPPNSRAVMTWNHKLESNFLDAFGRPNASQECPCERERKSSVIQALHLMNSNDLQAKLSAKEGKITTLVNSDLPEPQIVKEIYLAAYNRLPVAEELQTALKFFTTPGATRQTAVEDLAWALINSAEFVFNH from the coding sequence ATGCCACGCCTCTTGCTGACCCTCGCCACCGCTCTTACCCTGGGCTCCCCTGCCCTGGCCGATGAGCGCCCGGTCAGCTTTGTCCACGATGTCATGCCACATCTGCAGAAAGCCGGCTGCGCAGCGGGCAACTGCCATGCCAAACCCGAAGGGCAGAATAACTTCAAGCTCTCCGTCTTTGGCTACGATCCGGCTAACGACTACCATGAGATCATCCGCGATGACCGTGGCCGCCGCGTCTTCATGGCCGCGCCGGAAGAAAGCCTCCTGTTGAAAAAGGCCACCGGTGCCGTGCCCCATGAAGGTGGAGCCGTCATCGCCAAAGACAGCGAGCCTTATCAAATCCTCGTGCGCTGGCTCAAACAGGGCGCACCCGCCGCCTTGGAAAACGAAACCTCCCTCGTCAGCGTCGCCGTGGAGCCCCGGGAGCAAAGCTACAAAAAAGGCGGCAAACAAAAGCTGACCGCCACCGCCACCTTCTCCGATGGGCAGACCAAGGACGTCAGTGAGCTAACCGAATTCCTCTCTCAGGATAAAGAGATCGCCCAGGTGGATGAGCACGGCACCGTCACCGTTGGCAGCACCAGTGGTGAAGGCGTCGTCCTCGTGCGTTACATGGGTCACGTGGATGTCGCCCGCATCACCGTCCCGGCGGACAAGCTCCTGCCTGACGACCTGTATGCCAAACTCCCTGTCAACAACGAGATTGACCGGAAGGTTTACGACCGCCATCAAAAGCTCGGCCTTCTCCCCTCCTCCACCTGCACGGATGAGGAGTTTATGCGCCGCGCCTCCCTGGATGCCATCGGCATCCTGCCCACCGCTGAGCGTGCCAAAACCTTCCTCGCAGACACCCGTCCGGATAAACGCACTCTCTTCATCAACGAGCTTCTCGAACACCCTAATTATGCCGACCATTGGGCCGTCAAATGGGGCGATTTGATCCGCCCAAACCCCTCCCGCGTCGGCGTGAAGCCCGTGTACCTTTTGGACCAGTGGCTGCGCGAAGCCTTCCGGCAAAACATGCCTTATGACCAGATGGTCAAAGAGCTCCTCACCGCCGAAGGCAGCAGCCATGAATACGGCCCCGTCGCCGTTTTCCGCGACAAGCGCGATCCTATTGATACCAGCGCGTTCGTCAGCCAGATCTTCCTCGGCGTGCGCCTGGACTGCGCCAAATGCCACCATCACCCCAGCGAAAAATGGACGCAGGAGGACTACTACCAGCTCGCCGCCTTCTTCGGCCAGATGTCCCGCAAAGGCCAGGCCATCTCCGCCCCCATCTCGGGCGAGCCTGAATACTGGTGGTATGGCGGCAAGGGCTCCGTCCTCCACCCCATCACGGAGGCCGTCATGATGCCCAAACCTCCCGACGGCCCGGAGATGCCCTATGTCGAAGGCCAGGACCCGCGCACCCGCCTAACCGATTGGATGGCAGGCAGCGACAACCCCTTCTTTGCCAAAGCCATCGTCAACCGTCTCTGGTCCGAATTCCTCGGCCGGGGCATAGTCGAGCCTGTGGATGACTTCCGCGTCTCCAATCCCGCCACTAACGAAGCCCTGCTCGACTGGCTCGCCGCCGACTTCATCGCCAGCGGCTACGACCTCAAGCACCTCATCCGCACCATCCTCAATTCCCGCACCTACCAGCTCAGCTCAGAACCCAACGAGCACAACCTCGCCGACACCAAAAACTTCTCCCGCGCCCAAAAGCGCCGCCTCAGTGCCGAAGTCCTCCTCGATGCCCTCGATGACCTCACCGGCGTGCGCGACACCTTCAGCGGCCTGCCGCCCAATTCACGCGCCGTGATGACCTGGAACCACAAGCTGGAAAGCAATTTCCTGGACGCCTTCGGCCGCCCCAATGCCAGCCAGGAATGCCCCTGCGAACGAGAAAGAAAGTCCAGCGTCATCCAGGCTCTGCACCTCATGAATTCCAATGACCTTCAGGCCAAGCTCAGCGCCAAAGAAGGCAAGATCACCACCCTGGTGAACAGCGACCTGCCCGAACCCCAGATCGTCAAAGAAATTTATCTCGCCGCCTACAACCGCCTCCCCGTCGCTGAAGAGTTGCAGACCGCCTTAAAGTTCTTCACCACCCCCGGCGCCACCCGCCAGACCGCCGTCGAAGACCTCGCCTGGGCCCTCATCAACTCAGCCGAGTTTGTTTTCAACCACTGA
- a CDS encoding PadR family transcriptional regulator: MDLKLINREILLSFWKVHILHHAAEEDVVGQWMIKELRHHGYDVSPGTLYPLLKRMERNGWLVSTVDESRGPKAPRAYRITKEGRSVLKLVRQQLRELGVEVDKH; this comes from the coding sequence ATGGACCTGAAACTGATCAACCGCGAAATCCTGCTTTCCTTTTGGAAGGTGCACATCCTGCACCACGCCGCAGAGGAGGATGTCGTTGGCCAATGGATGATCAAGGAACTGCGTCACCATGGTTACGATGTCAGCCCGGGCACGCTTTATCCGCTGCTGAAGCGGATGGAGAGGAATGGCTGGCTGGTCTCAACGGTGGATGAAAGCCGGGGGCCGAAAGCTCCCCGTGCCTACCGGATTACGAAGGAAGGACGTTCGGTGCTCAAGCTTGTACGCCAGCAGTTGCGCGAGCTTGGGGTGGAGGTTGACAAGCATTAA